From one Catharus ustulatus isolate bCatUst1 chromosome 1, bCatUst1.pri.v2, whole genome shotgun sequence genomic stretch:
- the ARHGAP28 gene encoding rho GTPase-activating protein 28 isoform X3: protein MLSNESVPPAFSRSNSQASVDSTSMEDFWCEVESIKESREDGSEEAMLLEFKPADEGELEAEWLQDVGLSTLISGAEEEDGQALLSTLTRTQAAAVQKRYNTYTQTLRKKNKHTVRDVRDIFGTSDSSPTFETVPVSPVSPNGIQLPGQKPVWKSVSSKSCLDCGIDKGSPSITEELSYDVSFSESITVLPKTQEWPKNQRFKKEDSALPKFVVRKSRFGLTEVGDLSPEDMKKIRYLSLIELTAFYDALGVELKRNRVERVRGRENGLFGVPLTVLLENDQKKVPGVKVPLIFQKLLLKLEETGLETEGILRVPGSASRVKNLHQELEAKFYEDTFDWDQVRNNDAAGLLKMFIRELPSPLFTVEYLPAFITLVEKISKIKLQLQALHLLIMLMPEANRDAAKAFLQFLKKVVANEGKNKMNLWNVSMIVAPNLFIYKGKRANQQEMQAAATTAHIVRLLIRYQDILWTVPSFLISQVRKMNEAAMNNSKRQLMFDKGVRKLLRRKTMERERPERPEGAVTFPPYLQSDIPEGVIRVYAPLHSKVSMAIQLNSQTKAKDILARFHCENSRGSSQNVRGQTQSLHEIGGNIGQHCLDPDAFMLDVYRANPHAEWVIKPKAS from the exons AaggggagctggaggcagaaTGGCTGCAAGATGTAGGGCTATCCACGTTGATCTCaggagctgaggaggaggatggccAAGCTCTGCTGTCCACTCTGACCAGAACTCAAGCTGCTGCTGTACAGAAGAGGTACAACACCTACACTCAGACCCTGAGGAAGAAGAACAAGCACACAGTACGAGATGTGAGAGACATCTTTGGCACCAGTGACTCCTCT CCCACATTTGAGACAGTTCCAGTGTCACCAGTATCTCCTAATGGTATCCAGCTTCCTGGGCAGAAGCCAGTTTGGAAATCAGTTAGCT CTAAGAGCTGTCTAGACTGTGGAATAGATAAAGGTAGCCCATCCATAACAGAAGAGCTCTCCTACGATGTCTCTTTCTCAGAATCCATTACAGTCCTTCCAAAAACCCAAGAGTGGCCAAAAAATCAGAGGTTCAAAAAGGAAGACTCAGCTTTGCCA AAATTCGTTGTTCGGAAAAGCCGCTTTGGACTGACAGAGGTCGGGGACCTGTCTCCCGAGGACATGAAGAAGATCCGCTACCTCTCGCTGATTGAGCTCACGGCCTTCTACGACGCGCTGGGCGTGGAGCTGAAGAGGAACCGTGTGGAGAGGGTGCGGGGACGAG agaatGGTCTGTTTGGAGTCCCTCTCACCGTACTGCTGGAGAACGATCAAAAGAAGGTTCCTGGAGTAAAAGTGCCACTTATTTTCCAAAAA ctgctgctcaagCTTGAGGAAACAGGTTTGGAAACTGAAGGAATTCTACGGGTTCCTGGATCTGCCTCCAGAGTCAAG AATCTCCATCAAGAACTTGAGGCAAAATTTTATGAAGACACTTTTGACTGGGACCAAGTACGAAATAACGATGCAGCGGGACTGCTGAAAATGTTTATAAGAGAACTCCCCAGCCCACTCTTCACTGTAGAATATTTGCCTGCATTCATCACACTAGTAGAAA AAATCTCCAAGATCAAGTTACAACTACAAGCTTTGCATCTGTTGATCATGCTGATGCCTGAGGCCAACAGAGACGCAGCCAAG gccTTTCTTCAGTTCCTGAAGAAGGTGGTTGCtaatgaagggaaaaacaagATGAATTTGTGGAACGTGTCTATGATTGTAGCACCAAACCTCTTCATCTACAAAGGGAAACGTGCAAACCAGCAAGAGATGCAAGCAGCCGCCACCACCGCGCACATTGTGCGGCTTTTAATCCGGTACCAGGACATCCTGTGGACA GTCCCATCCTTCCTGATTTCCCAAGTTAGAAAAATGAATGAGGCAGCAATGAACAACAGCAAGAGACAGCTGATGTTTGACAAAGGAGTGAGAAAACTTCTGAGGAGAAAGACCATGGAACGGGAGAGACCTGAAAGACCAGAG GGAGCTGTCACTTTTCCTCCATACTTGCAGTCTGACATACCCGAGGGGGTGATAAGAGTTTATGCTCCACTGCATTCAAAAGTCTCTATGGCAATTCAACTCAACAGCCAAACAAAAGCCAAAGACATCCTGGCTCGATTCCACTGTGAAAACAG CCGTGGATCATCACAGAACGTGAGAGGCCAGACCCAAAGTTTACATGAAATTGGAGGAAATATAG GTCAGCACTGTTTGGATCCAGATGCGTTCATGCTAGATGTCTACCGGGCAAATCCTCATGCAGAATGGGTGATAAAACCAAAAGCCAGCTGA